Genomic DNA from Solanum dulcamara chromosome 4, daSolDulc1.2, whole genome shotgun sequence:
attaacTAGAGGGTAATTATCCTTTTTTTATTACTTCTCTCTATTTAATTCATTTCTCTTTTGCACCATATTAATCTCTCTCCATATTTATGACTATGGGTAAAAGTAGAAACAAACCACTAAAAGTATTATGGACATCTATTTTTCTTAAGGATGATAAGTATTTAGGAATGGAGTGAGTAATAGGCAAGTATTTAGGAACGTAGAGAGTTATAAAATTctcttaatttcataaattagacAAGTAAATTGAAACAACCATTTTTAGTATGGGGGCCAAGTAATATAAAACGGAGGGAGTAGTTTTAGGTTCCAAGTTTCCACCTTTAGAAGTTTGTAGGTGATAGTTCCCCATGGGCACAGCCCAGTGACTACTGACTAAGAGCCTGACATTCGAACTGTAGTGCACGAGCTGGTGTTTCTTCATGGTCATCACTGTCCAGTCCATTTTTTTGCTTCCAGTAAACTatgtgaaaaaagaaaaataagttgaAGGTGATAGATGTTATCTGTGTTTTTGTTCAGGCGTGGCTGGCCGGAGACGGCAAATACATGGGAACCTGTGAAGAAtctgttgtcctgtactgatgTTATTGATGCATTTGAAGAGAGGTTTCTTCTATTTATAATCCTTTTTTTCAGTTCCTTATACTGATTAGTGTATAGGGGATAGTTCTCTTGTTAATCTTTGGTTCCTTTCTTGATCTGTTTTCCTTTCACTTTGAAGCTTGCAATCAGGGAAACAACGATCAACACGCAAGCGTAAGCGGAAGTATGGGGCTACACAGACTCAACCCAAGAAaaagcaacagcaacagcagcagcagcagtgtTCCCCTGCAGCTGCTACATATAATGTGCCAGCAGTGAGGGTTAGGATAATTGAGGAGCCTACACCCTCACCCCCTTTGAATGTTTTGAAGGCACCAAATCGTGTGGACAGTAATGGTGGTGAATTGAACGGCAAAGTAGACAAGTTGGTGAATGGAAATGGTTTGGGATTGAGTTTCTCTTTAGAAAAAACTGGAGAGCAAAATGAGTTGAATTTGAAGCTAAGTGAATTAAAAGGAGCAATGTCAACCAATGAGAACCCTGTGGATATTTCTGGTGATGGTCTCGCAAATGGATTTCCTAAGGTTAATGGTGCAGCATTATACCAATCTGATCGCTGTACTGGAGCTAAAAAGAGGAAATCTGGTTCTGTTCGGAGATTTAAACAGGAGACTACCTCAGCTGTGATGGATGATATCCAAGATGCTTTAGCAGGTGGTCCGTTGGCTACTTTTGTGCAAGAAGGAAGTCATAATCATGAATTGGTCGGCAGTGACTTGGTTTGTAGAAACAAGTCTGAAGATTCCAAAGATGGGTATACCATTACGCAACTTATCAACCCGATAAGCTATTCAGCTTCTTTCTCCAATGATATGCTGGATGTCTCAGTGACCTTTCTTGCCAAGAGGTTTGTGAATTAAAACCTACATTTCTATTTCTATGTTTGCCAGCTAATTTTGTCAATATGTGTGTTGTGGTTTTGTGATAATCAGAATGTGcaatttctaaattttttatttatttctttataagTCATATTATTTCATTGATGATCAAACCAATACACTGTAAGTATAAATGTGGGATCGCATCaaacttcaaaagaaatttcatccaactatatatttcaaaaatttcatCCAAGAGGAGCACCCACCAGCTATTCTTAGATGATTATATGATTTCCCCAAAGCTTTCATTGATGATCCGGTCTATAACACTTAAATCTTCTTTTACAAGTGGATTTAAATAGGATAATTTGTTTCTTAATGTCTTCTTTGTCTTGCCCGTGCTCATATAATGTAAGAGTTCCCACCCTCTATGGACTCTACAACTCATCAATTTCAATGCCTGAGGCAACTACTATATGCCAAATCTTACTCCAACACAGAGGCTCCAGGCATCAACTGCAAAGACATCTGCTAGCTTTGTTCCACCTAAAATCAATATGTCTCCTCCGCTCAAAACAAGCATAAACAGTGTCATCATATAGAACCTGtctaaaattgaaaataattgaaatgaTTAATGTACTCAAGTTGATGTGTTTTAGGAGaaatatccttttttttttctttatactA
This window encodes:
- the LOC129886874 gene encoding chromo domain protein LHP1, whose protein sequence is MKDKNTINKKKKKSVRERTLERESGDRMKGGKRKNSRLPSEAAGAGSFSRDIRESDLDGEASEHQERDETPEDAGSEGEEEPVAGDEEEEKDEDGDEKMYEASEERQIEEGDGDGQVKNVKPKLAEGFYEIETVRRKRTRKGQVQYLIKWRGWPETANTWEPVKNLLSCTDVIDAFEESLQSGKQRSTRKRKRKYGATQTQPKKKQQQQQQQQCSPAAATYNVPAVRVRIIEEPTPSPPLNVLKAPNRVDSNGGELNGKVDKLVNGNGLGLSFSLEKTGEQNELNLKLSELKGAMSTNENPVDISGDGLANGFPKVNGAALYQSDRCTGAKKRKSGSVRRFKQETTSAVMDDIQDALAGGPLATFVQEGSHNHELVGSDLVCRNKSEDSKDGYTITQLINPISYSASFSNDMLDVSVTFLAKRSDGKETMVDNKFLKTNNPLLLINFYEQHLRYNPSE